One Amycolatopsis sp. NBC_00355 genomic window carries:
- a CDS encoding NADPH-dependent 2,4-dienoyl-CoA reductase, translated as MTDYPNLLAPLDLGFTTLRNRVLMGSMHTGLEDKAAHFPELAEYYAERARGGIGLIVTGGFAPNRTGWLLPLASKLTTSAEARQHRQLTAPVHEAGGKIALQVLHAGRYAYHPLSVSASSRKAPINPFRPRALTGYGVRQQIRAFADCAALAREAGYDGVEIMGSEGYLINQFLAERTNKRTDAWGGTAEKRRRFAVEIVRRTREKAGDDFIIIYRLSMLDLVPGGQRWEDVVALAKDVEAAGATIINTGIGWHEARVPTIVTSVPRGAFTWVTGKLKPHVGIPVVTSNRINMPQVAEEALANGDADLVSMARPFLADPEWIRKAASGREDEINTCIACNQACLDHAFKRKLVSCMVNPRAGHETTLTLTPTRRVKHIAVVGAGPAGLSSATALAERGHHVELFEADDEIGGQFGIARKIPGKEEFAETIRYYQRRLEVTGVKLHLGTRVTAADLTGFDEVVVATGVAPRVPSLPGIDHPKVLSYVDVVRHGKPVGDRVAVIGAGGIGVDVSEFLTHLGSPALDLDAWMTEWGVADPEHAPGGLTEPKPEPSPRQVYLLQRKKSGIGAGLGKTSGWVHRAALKAKGVERIPGVTYDRVDDAGLHITVAGRARLLEVDTVVVCAGQEPVRDLADELTASGLPVHVIGGADIAAELDAKRAIDQGTRLAAAL; from the coding sequence ATGACCGACTACCCGAACTTGCTGGCCCCGCTGGATCTCGGCTTCACGACGTTGCGCAACCGCGTGCTCATGGGCTCGATGCACACCGGCCTCGAGGACAAGGCCGCGCACTTCCCCGAGCTGGCCGAGTACTACGCCGAGCGCGCCCGCGGTGGGATCGGGCTGATCGTCACCGGCGGGTTCGCGCCGAACCGCACCGGCTGGCTGCTGCCGCTCGCGTCGAAGCTGACGACGTCCGCCGAGGCGCGGCAGCACCGGCAGCTCACGGCGCCGGTGCACGAGGCCGGCGGCAAGATCGCGCTGCAGGTCCTGCACGCGGGCCGCTACGCCTATCACCCGCTCAGCGTGTCCGCGTCGAGCCGCAAGGCGCCGATCAACCCGTTCCGGCCGCGCGCGCTGACCGGTTACGGCGTGCGTCAGCAGATCCGCGCCTTCGCCGACTGCGCCGCTCTCGCGCGCGAAGCGGGCTACGACGGCGTCGAGATCATGGGCTCCGAGGGCTACCTGATCAACCAGTTCCTGGCCGAGCGCACCAACAAACGCACTGACGCCTGGGGCGGCACGGCCGAGAAGCGCCGCCGGTTCGCCGTCGAGATCGTGCGCCGGACGCGCGAGAAGGCCGGCGACGACTTCATCATCATCTACCGGCTCTCGATGCTCGACCTCGTGCCGGGCGGCCAGCGGTGGGAGGACGTCGTCGCGCTCGCGAAGGACGTCGAGGCCGCCGGGGCGACGATCATCAACACCGGCATCGGCTGGCACGAGGCCCGGGTGCCGACGATCGTCACGTCGGTGCCGCGCGGCGCGTTCACCTGGGTCACCGGGAAGCTCAAACCGCACGTCGGGATCCCGGTGGTGACGTCGAACCGGATCAACATGCCGCAGGTGGCCGAGGAAGCGCTGGCGAACGGTGACGCCGACCTCGTCTCGATGGCCCGGCCGTTCCTCGCCGACCCGGAGTGGATCCGGAAGGCCGCGAGCGGCCGCGAGGACGAGATCAACACCTGCATCGCCTGCAACCAGGCCTGCCTCGACCACGCCTTCAAGCGCAAGCTCGTGTCCTGCATGGTGAACCCGCGCGCGGGCCACGAGACGACGTTGACGCTCACCCCGACGCGGCGCGTCAAGCACATCGCGGTCGTCGGCGCCGGGCCCGCCGGGCTGTCGTCCGCCACCGCGCTCGCAGAGCGCGGCCACCATGTCGAACTGTTCGAAGCGGACGACGAGATCGGCGGCCAGTTCGGCATCGCACGGAAGATCCCCGGCAAGGAGGAGTTCGCCGAGACGATCCGCTACTACCAGCGGCGCCTCGAGGTGACCGGCGTGAAGCTGCACCTCGGCACGCGCGTCACCGCGGCGGACCTGACCGGCTTCGACGAGGTCGTGGTGGCCACCGGCGTCGCGCCCCGGGTGCCGTCACTGCCCGGCATCGACCACCCGAAGGTGCTGTCCTACGTCGACGTCGTCCGGCACGGGAAGCCGGTCGGCGACCGGGTCGCGGTGATCGGCGCCGGCGGGATCGGCGTCGACGTCAGCGAGTTCCTCACGCACCTCGGCTCCCCCGCGCTCGACCTCGACGCGTGGATGACCGAATGGGGCGTCGCCGACCCCGAGCACGCGCCCGGCGGGCTCACCGAGCCGAAGCCCGAGCCGTCACCGCGGCAGGTCTACCTGCTGCAGCGCAAGAAGTCCGGGATCGGTGCCGGGCTCGGCAAGACGTCCGGCTGGGTGCACCGCGCCGCGCTGAAGGCGAAGGGCGTCGAACGGATTCCCGGCGTCACCTACGACCGCGTCGACGACGCCGGCCTGCACATCACCGTGGCCGGGCGGGCGCGGCTGCTGGAAGTCGACACGGTCGTCGTCTGCGCCGGTCAGGAGCCCGTGCGCGACCTCGCCGACGAGCTGACGGCGTCCGGGCTGCCGGTGCACGTGATCGGCGGCGCCGACATCGCCGCCGAACTCGACGCGAAACGCGCGATCGACCAGGGAACGCGGCTCGCGGCCGCGCTGTAG
- a CDS encoding antitoxin, with the protein MGIDFDALKGKAEDALREHNDKIEQGLDKAADFAKSKFAGHDSQIDGGVEKAKDFLNKFDNTPDNPPAAPPTPPAPPAQP; encoded by the coding sequence ATGGGAATCGACTTCGACGCGTTGAAGGGCAAGGCCGAAGACGCCTTGCGGGAGCACAACGACAAGATCGAGCAGGGCCTCGACAAGGCCGCCGACTTCGCGAAGTCGAAGTTCGCCGGCCACGACTCGCAGATCGACGGCGGCGTCGAGAAGGCCAAGGACTTCCTCAACAAGTTCGACAACACCCCGGACAACCCGCCCGCGGCCCCGCCGACTCCGCCGGCCCCGCCCGCCCAGCCGTAG
- a CDS encoding PadR family transcriptional regulator: MALEHAILVSLSERADSGYELTRRFEKSIGLFWSATHQQIYRVLKRMEEAGWVAVDVVAQSGRPDKKVYTVSESGHTELVRWLAEPDPSAGPVELAVKIRGASFGDPGAVAAEIVRHRAAHAERLDVYRQIEKRDFPAPAGLEGRHLHQYLVLRGGIRVEEGQVEWFDEVLAALHHEKDA; this comes from the coding sequence ATGGCTCTGGAGCACGCGATCCTCGTTTCGCTGTCCGAGCGCGCCGACTCGGGCTACGAGCTGACGCGCCGGTTCGAGAAGTCGATCGGGCTCTTCTGGAGCGCCACCCACCAGCAGATCTACCGCGTGCTGAAGCGGATGGAAGAGGCCGGCTGGGTCGCTGTCGACGTCGTCGCGCAGTCGGGGCGGCCGGACAAGAAGGTCTACACGGTCAGCGAAAGCGGTCACACCGAGCTGGTCCGCTGGCTCGCCGAGCCGGACCCGTCGGCCGGGCCCGTCGAACTCGCGGTCAAGATCCGCGGCGCGAGCTTCGGCGATCCCGGGGCCGTCGCGGCCGAGATCGTCCGGCACCGCGCCGCGCACGCCGAACGCCTCGACGTCTACCGGCAGATCGAGAAGCGCGACTTCCCCGCCCCGGCCGGTCTCGAAGGCCGGCACCTGCACCAGTACCTGGTCCTGCGCGGCGGCATCCGCGTGGAAGAAGGCCAGGTCGAGTGGTTCGACGAAGTTCTCGCTGCTCTCCACCACGAGAAGGACGCGTGA
- a CDS encoding SAM-dependent methyltransferase: protein MINHDDALKAVESSLDRPSAARIYDYFIGGNTNYAIDRAFAEKVRARLPLMGEYCLTSRQFLGRAVRECVRAGIRQFVDIGSGLPTAGNVHEVADETREELDTHVLYIDNEPIALAHSTLLLADTADPERHHAIAADFLQPEDLWARVGASAIIDVRQPVALVINAVMHFIKDDQEPDRLLAFYRRKLAPGSLLVLSQMTNENPVNDDERQALIDLLEYYETTTNPGFLRPMAEFERFFGGWPMLEPGLVYAPAWHPDARTVFAGSPSESRVIGGIARKP from the coding sequence ATGATCAACCACGACGACGCGCTCAAAGCCGTCGAGAGCAGTCTCGACCGGCCGTCCGCCGCCCGGATCTACGACTACTTCATCGGCGGGAACACGAACTACGCGATCGACCGCGCGTTCGCCGAGAAGGTCCGCGCCCGGCTGCCGCTCATGGGCGAGTACTGCCTGACCAGCCGCCAGTTCCTCGGCCGCGCCGTGCGCGAGTGCGTGCGTGCCGGCATCCGGCAGTTCGTCGACATCGGTTCCGGGCTGCCCACGGCGGGCAACGTGCACGAAGTCGCCGACGAGACGCGCGAAGAGCTCGACACGCACGTGCTCTACATCGACAACGAGCCCATCGCCCTCGCGCACTCGACGCTGCTGCTCGCCGACACCGCCGACCCGGAGCGCCACCACGCGATCGCCGCGGACTTCCTGCAGCCCGAGGACCTCTGGGCCCGGGTGGGTGCGTCCGCCATCATCGACGTGCGGCAGCCCGTCGCCCTGGTGATCAACGCCGTCATGCACTTCATCAAGGACGACCAGGAGCCCGACCGGCTGCTCGCGTTCTACCGCCGGAAGCTCGCCCCCGGCTCGCTGCTGGTGCTGTCGCAGATGACCAACGAGAACCCGGTCAACGACGACGAGCGGCAAGCGCTGATCGACCTGCTCGAGTACTACGAGACCACGACCAACCCGGGTTTCCTGCGGCCGATGGCCGAGTTCGAACGCTTCTTCGGCGGCTGGCCGATGCTGGAGCCCGGGCTCGTCTACGCGCCGGCGTGGCACCCGGACGCGCGGACCGTGTTCGCCGGTTCGCCGTCCGAGTCGCGGGTGATCGGCGGCATCGCCCGCAAGCCCTGA
- a CDS encoding prephenate dehydrogenase: MNPVRDVCVIGLGLIGGSLLRAAAASGRTAWGAAVSEVDADAASRAGFDVTTDVEAALLRAAAEDALVVLAVPLPAVEDLLRLVAQHASHCLLTDVTSVKAPVLDAVRRRVPYTRYVGGHPMAGTSHSGWLASDASLFRGAAWVVAVEDDTDLEAWAEVAQLVLDLGAHVVPLPAESHDEAVARISHLPHLFAAILATIGAEGGPLAMSLAAGSYRDGTRVAGSNPHLVRAMTEGNRDALLPIVDEALGRLGAARGSLASTGGLAATINAGHEGAQAFAAGLDAERAGVRISLAAPDARDGLIALGERGGRITGLADGVATGEVQ, from the coding sequence ATGAACCCCGTGCGAGACGTATGCGTGATCGGGCTCGGGCTGATCGGCGGGTCGCTGCTGCGCGCGGCGGCCGCGAGCGGCCGCACGGCGTGGGGAGCGGCGGTTTCCGAAGTGGACGCCGACGCGGCGAGCAGAGCGGGGTTCGACGTCACGACCGACGTCGAGGCCGCGCTGCTCCGGGCCGCCGCCGAGGACGCGCTGGTCGTGCTGGCCGTGCCGCTGCCCGCTGTCGAGGACCTGCTGCGCCTGGTCGCCCAGCACGCGTCGCACTGCCTGCTCACCGACGTCACCAGCGTGAAGGCGCCGGTCCTGGACGCCGTGCGCCGCCGGGTGCCGTACACGCGTTACGTCGGCGGGCACCCGATGGCCGGGACGTCCCACTCGGGCTGGCTGGCCAGTGACGCCTCGCTGTTCCGGGGCGCGGCGTGGGTCGTCGCCGTCGAGGACGACACGGACCTCGAAGCCTGGGCCGAGGTGGCGCAGCTGGTGCTCGACCTCGGCGCGCACGTGGTGCCGCTGCCCGCGGAGTCGCACGACGAAGCCGTCGCGCGGATCTCCCACCTGCCGCACCTGTTCGCCGCGATCCTCGCCACCATCGGCGCCGAAGGCGGCCCGCTGGCGATGTCGCTCGCGGCCGGTTCCTACCGCGACGGGACACGCGTCGCGGGCTCGAACCCGCACCTCGTGCGCGCGATGACCGAAGGCAACCGGGACGCGCTGCTCCCGATCGTCGACGAAGCCCTCGGCCGGCTCGGCGCCGCGCGCGGTTCGCTGGCCTCGACCGGCGGCCTGGCGGCCACCATCAACGCGGGACACGAAGGCGCGCAAGCGTTTGCGGCCGGCCTGGACGCCGAGCGGGCGGGCGTCCGGATCAGCCTGGCCGCCCCGGACGCCCGGGACGGCCTGATCGCCCTCGGCGAGCGCGGCGGCCGGATCACCGGCCTCGCGGACGGCGTCGCGACCGGCGAAGTCCAGTAA
- a CDS encoding patatin-like phospholipase family protein, with the protein MGGVHPVLELISERLATGSVPGERTDGRRLALAIEGGSSRGTYSSGMVLALDELGITPAFDAVYGSSAGALNGAWLLCGRSSTGVRTWWNPVVMRRIINPLHTLRGRAVIDLEYLVHQVYSVLEPMDFPAILANTVTFHPLATDADTGESTDLHPFLDDVDAIKVALAASSCMPVLAGPPIPMAGRRFVDAGVAEPIPFRTALAQDATDVLVLRTRRADELPLRPPRVQDVVVPRFLRRQAPGTIAAWHDTYRRDVEDEEILATDPRILSVRPPMGAPDVAVLERDPEVLRKAVELGKSAVLDVLEGLREAS; encoded by the coding sequence ATGGGAGGAGTGCACCCGGTACTCGAACTGATCTCCGAACGGCTGGCGACCGGCAGTGTCCCGGGCGAACGCACGGACGGCCGGCGCCTCGCGCTGGCCATCGAAGGCGGCAGCAGCCGGGGCACCTACTCGAGCGGCATGGTCCTGGCGCTGGACGAACTGGGGATCACCCCCGCGTTCGACGCCGTCTACGGCTCGTCGGCCGGCGCGTTGAACGGCGCCTGGCTGCTCTGCGGCCGCTCGTCGACGGGCGTGCGGACCTGGTGGAACCCGGTCGTCATGCGGCGGATCATCAACCCGCTGCACACCCTGCGCGGCCGCGCGGTGATCGACCTCGAATACCTCGTCCACCAGGTCTATTCGGTGCTGGAGCCGATGGACTTCCCGGCGATCCTGGCCAACACGGTGACGTTCCACCCGCTGGCCACCGACGCCGACACCGGCGAATCCACCGACCTGCACCCCTTTCTGGACGACGTCGACGCGATCAAGGTCGCGCTCGCCGCGTCGTCCTGCATGCCGGTGCTGGCCGGGCCGCCGATCCCGATGGCCGGGCGCCGGTTCGTCGACGCCGGGGTGGCCGAGCCGATCCCGTTCCGCACCGCGCTCGCCCAGGACGCGACCGACGTCCTGGTGCTGCGCACCCGTCGCGCCGACGAGCTGCCGCTGCGGCCGCCGCGGGTGCAGGACGTCGTCGTGCCGCGATTCCTGCGCCGCCAGGCGCCCGGCACGATCGCCGCCTGGCACGACACCTACCGCCGGGACGTCGAAGACGAGGAGATCCTCGCGACCGATCCGCGCATCCTCAGCGTCCGGCCGCCGATGGGCGCACCGGACGTGGCGGTGCTGGAACGCGATCCCGAGGTGCTGCGCAAGGCCGTCGAACTTGGCAAGAGCGCCGTCCTCGACGTCCTGGAAGGCCTGCGCGAAGCGTCTTAG